GTCATTGTTTTCTGGCTTTTATTTAATTCTGTTATTTATTCTGGTGGCCTTAATTATGCGTGGCGTCTCCTTTGAATTTCGGAGTCGGATGGCAACTGTTGCTGGCCGCAACTTTTGGGAATGGGCAGCCGCCATCGGCAGTTTTTGTGCCGCATTCTTGTTTGGCATGATGTTTACCGCACTTGTCAAAGGAATGCCCATTGATGCTAATGGCAATCTCACCGCCCACTTTACGGATTACGTCAATCCGTTTACGTTAGTTGGTGGGGTGGCAGTGACCTTGCTGTGCTACTTACACGGCTTAAATTTTATTCGACTAAAGACGACAGGCACTTTACGGCAGCGAGCGCTTCAGTGGGCTAAGCCCCTTTATTGGGTCTTGTTTGCTGGTGAGGTCTTGTTTGCAGTCTTACTTTATTTCAATACCGACTTCTTCGCGAAACGGCCGGTGTCAACATTGATTTTAGTAGTTGTCTTAGTAGCGTTGACGGTCTTAGCGACGTGGGGGGTATACGGCAATCACGAATGGCTGTCATTTATCGGCAGTGGGTTATCATTGATTGATGTCGTGGTCTTATTGTTTAATGGCCTGTTCCCTCGGGTGATGGTTGCTAACAATGCGGCTCATAGCATTCTGATTAAAAATGCGTCGAACTCACCGTATACGCTGCATGTGATGACGATCATTACCTTAACGGTGTTACCGATTATGCTAGCTTACTTTATCTGGAGTTATTGGGTATTTTATAAACGCTTAGCATCGTAAAAGTGGTTTGAATCAGATCGTGACTTAGTAATGAATAAGTCACGATCTTTTGTGATTTGTAAGTGAGGAGGGATGGTCAATGTTTGATCCAGCACTATTTAAGCTCCCAGGCATGCGCCGACTTGCCGTGTTATTGACGGTGTTAGCGTTGCTTGAGGGCGTCTGTATTATCATTCAGGCACAGTTTTTGGCGGTGGCGATTGTGGGCCTGTGGCAGCGCCAAGTGTTGACAATCGTCTTACAACCGATGCTGATTTTTGCTATTGCCTGGGTGGGCCGGCAATTGTTAGTGGTCATTAAGAATCATTTAATGTATCCACTGGTTGCCAAGACGACCGGTGATTTACGGCGTCAGGTCATGCAAAAGCTTTATCGCTTAGGCCCAAGCTATGTTGCTAAAATGGGTACGGGTAATGTGGTGACGACTGCCTTAGAGGGGATTGATAAAGTCCAGACGTATTTAATGTTGGTCGTTATTAAAGTGATTGATATGATGGTGATTCCCTGGGTGATTTTAATTTATATCGCCTTTTTACGCTGGCGGGAAGCTTTGTTTTTATTGGCTATTTTTCCATTAATTATTTTATTTATGATTATTCTCGGGTATGCGGCCCAGGCTAAAGCAGACCGCCAATATGCAGGTTATCAACGATTATCCAATCATTTTGTTGATACGTTACGAGGGCTACCGACGTTAAAACAGCTGGGCTTGAGTAAACGCTATGCCAAGAATGTGTATCAGGTAAGTGAAAGCTATCGCAAGCAAACGTTGGCGGTCATTAAGGTGGCCATGTTATCGACGTTTGCCTTGGATTTTTTCACGACGTTATCAATTGCAGTGGTCGCCGTCTTTTTAGGCTTTGGCTTAATCAATGGCACGATTACCTTATTGCCGGCGCTAGTGATCTTAGTGTTAGCACCAGATTATTTTTTGCCCCTGCGAACGTTCGCTAATGACTATCATGCGACGTTAAATGGTAAGAATGCGCTTACCGCCGTTAAGACAATGCTAGCATTACCGTTACCGACGCAACAAGCCCAACTGGGCACGACGCCACTAACTTGGCAAGCAGATAGTACGTTAAGTTTGAAAGCTGTCAATTTTGGGTACACGACTGATCAGTTAACTCTAACGAATCTCGATTTTACGGCTAAAGGTTATCAGCGGATTGGGATTATTGGGGCTTCAGGTTCTGGCAAGTCGACCTTGATTAAATTATTAGGCGGCTTTTTGACGCCTACCCCGAACCAAGGGACCTTGACAGTCAATGGGCAACCGATTCCACATCTTGATCAGACCGCTTGGCAACAAAGTTTTTTCTATATTCCACAAAACCCGTATTTGTTCCATGCGACTGTGGCTGAAAACATCGCTTTTTATCAACCACAGGCGACGCCGAGCGCAATCGCCCAAGCTGCTGAGCGAGCAGGCTTAACTACCTGGTTACAGACCTTGCCAGCGGGGGTGAACACGCCAATTGGGGAAGGTGCACGGGGCGTCAGTGGCGGTCAAGCCCAACGGATTGCGTTGGCTCGGGCATTCTTAGATGATTCACGGAAGATTTTATTATTTGATGAACCGACAGCGCATTTAGATATCGAAACTGAAGCCGCCTTAAAACAAACGATTTTGCCAGTATTTGATCAACATTTAGTCTTTTTTGCAACGCATCGGTTACATTGGTTAAATCAAATGGATTATGTCTTGGTCTTGTCACATGGTCGTATTGTTGAACAAGGGGTGCCAGCGCAGTTAGCAACACACACCGGACCGTATCAACGATTGTGGACCGAAATGGGAGGTGCGACCGAATGAAAAACTTTTTTACCACATTTCAACATGACACTTGGGTGATGCCGTACCTCCGGAAATATAAAAAATTACTAGCATTAACACTCTTTTTAGGCTTGATGACCTTTTTCTGTGGCTCGGCATTGATGTTTAATTCAGGCTATTTAATTAGTCGTGCGGCACAACGACCGGAAAATATTTTATTGATTTATGTCCCGATTGTCTTGACTAGAGCCTTCGGGATTGGTCGGCCAGCTTTTCGGTATGCGGAACGCATTACGAGCCATAACTGGGTTTTAAGAATTGTCTCGGATTTTCGTAAGAAACTTTATCAAGCAGTGGCTAAACAAGCTGTCGCCATTCGCCAAAATTTTCAAACCGGGGATGTCTTAAGTTTGTTGGCCGATGATATCGATCATATTGAAAATCTTTACTTGCGGACGGTTTTTCCGACGGTCATTGCGTGGACCATGTACGTGATAATTATCCTTGCGCTGGGCTACTTTAGCTGGTGGTTTGGGTTATTGATGTTAGTCTTACTAGGGTTAATCGTAGTGGTGATGCCTTTGTGGTCCGTCTTGATCAATGGCGCCCGGGAAACCAAAAGTCGTAAAGTTCAACAACAATTTTATACACAACTGACAGATTCGGTGATGGGGTTAAGCGACTGGGTGATTGCTGGGCGCCAAGCAGATTTTAATGCGCAGCAAACAGCGCCAATCGAGCAAATAGAAACGCTTCGGCAAGCGGATCATCAATTTCAATGGTGGCGTGATTTTACCATTCAATTATTGTTTGGTGTCATTTGCTTGGCCTTATTAGGGTGGAGTAGCTTGTATTGGACAACTAATGCGGCTAGCGTTAACTGGATTGCTGCTTTTGTGTTATCAGTCTTTCCATTAGTTGATGCGTTTCAGTCAGTTAGTCAAGGTGTCAGCGAATGGCCCAGCTATCAACGATCGATTCAGCGTGTTAATCAGCTGGATACGACGCCAACAGATGAGTCGCAACAAACGCAACTCACTGAACCATTCCAAACACTGCAGGTGGTCCAACTTGATTTTCAATATGACGCTACTCAACCGGCTATTTTTAACCATTTAGATTTAACGTTGCAGGCCGGTGAAAAAGTGGCCTTACTGGGGCCTTCTGGTACTGGAAAGAGCACGTTACTTAAGCTGATTTTAGGTGATTTAACACCCAGTGCTGGGACTATCCAGTTAAATGATGTGCCGATTAGTCGCCTGCAAACATCGCGGGCCGCTTTGTTTGGCGTCTTAGACCAGCAGCCCTATCTGTTCAATACGAGTATTCTAAATAATGTGCGCATGGGGAATTTGCAGGCCACGGATGCGGCCGTTAAAGCGGCATTGGTTGCAGTGGAATTAGGACCATTAATCGATGCGTTACCAGCGGGAATGGCGACGCTAGTAGAAGAAGGCGGGACCCGGTTTTCTGGCGGTGAACGCCAACGGATAGCCCTGGCGCGTATCCTATTGCAAGATGCACCGATTATCATTTTGGATGAACCCACAGTTAGCCTAGATCCAATTACAGAAGCACACTTGTTAGCTACTATTTTTCGGGTGTTACAAGATAAAACCATTCTCTGGGTGACCCATCATTTAGCCGGAATTGATTATGTCGATCAAGTGCGCTTTTTAGAAGCCGGGCAGTTCGATATGGCGGGGACACCTGCTGAATTATACGCAACAGCGCCGCGGTTTAAACGGTTGTATGATTTAGATCATGGTCGTGATGCTTGATGTCAATTAGGTCAAAAAAATAAATGCTGCAAGAATTTATTAAGATTCTTGCAACATTTATTTTTTAGTCAAGTCACCTTTTAAGCATCGGATTAATGGTTGCGAACTAACAATTGAGTCACAAGGTGTTGGAGCGCTTGTTGACTGCTGCCGGCGGGTAAGCGATTAATCAAGCTTAAGGCTTGCTGTGTATAGGTGGTAGCCAATTGTTGGGTCTGCGTGACCCCACCTAAGGCAATCACTTGATCGCGAATCGCAATCAGGTCCTGATTGGTTGGGTGACTGCCTGGCATGGGAAGTTGTTGTGCCAAGCTAGGGTCACGTTGTAAGGCATAGATTAAAGGTAAGGAATAGACGCCTACCTTTAAATCAGCCAAGACCGGTTTATGGGTTAGGGCTTCATCACCGGTGTAGTCCAGAATATCGTCTAACATTTGATAGGCTAACCCTAGTTGTTGACCGATTTGTTGTGCCAAGGTTTCCACAGCAGCTGATGCCAAAGCTAGATGTGCGCCTTGCTGACAACTGAGGCTAAATAAGCGGGCCGTTTTACCTGCGATGACTTGTAAGTATTCATTAAGCGTAGTGGTCGGTTGAAAGTTATGGGCCATTTGATCTAGCTCACCTTGTAACACCGCCCGCATGGCAGCGGTGTTGCGCTTCACATCAGCTGGGGTACGGGCAGATAAGACGACTTGGTCGAAGTAACACGTGAATAAGAGATCGCCCGCATAAATAGCATTGCGTTGCCCGTAATCTTGGTGAATGGTCGTAATTTGTCGGCGCTTAGGGGCTTCATCAATGACGTCATCATGAATTAAGGTGGCGACATGTAAAAGCTCCATCGCCGCTGCGCCTGCTTGTAACCGGACTGGATCTTGATCAGCGCCAAATTGGCTGAATATATAAAAGAATCCTGGGCGTAAAAATTTACCGCCAGCGGCTAATAGCGTGTGCACTCGGTCATTGATGGCCGCATTATCAATCTGCACATTTGCCAGTAAATAAGGTTTTAGCGCTGTTAATTGGTCGTGAATTTGAGTATTGGACCGCCAAATATTTTGAATCATGCACCGTCACTCCATACGGGTGGGCTGAATCAACCCTTGCAGCCCCACCTATTCTAAAATACAATCTATATTAAAGGTACAAATAACTGGAAACGTTGTCAAATAAAAGGGGGAGGCATTTTCTTGAAACCGAAAGTTTTTCTGGAATTTGTGGAGATTAAGTCGTTGATTGCTAGCGTTTTACCATTTGTTTTAGGCAGTTTGTACGCAAGCTATAACTATCATCAATTTCATTTGGGCTATCTGAGTTTGTTCTTTGTGGCATCTTCGTTATTCCATATGGCGACCAATGCCAATGATAACTATCAAGATTTTATTCATGCGCCACGTAATGCGGATAATCAGGACTTTTTGGAAGCGACTAATGTCGTCGGGGTGCATCAAATTTCGATTCGCCAGGCGCGCACTGTGACCTTTGGCTTGGCAGGGTTATCATTACTTTTGGGCCTGTGGTTAGTGACTAAGACGGGGTGGCCGCTATTGTGGATGGGCCTTTACTCATATGCTGTCGGGTATTTTTATGCGGGCGGTCCCAAGCCAATTTCAACGGGACCGTTTGGCGAATTCTTTTCGGGATTTACCATGGGTTTCATGATTTTTTGGATTGCTGTCTATATAAATACGTTTGATGTGGCCCCGTTGACCTGGGGTGCTAGTCTGAAAGTGTTGGTGGCATCTGGCTTGGCAATTTTTGCCATTGCCAATATTATGCTGGCTAATAATATCTGTGATCAGGCCGAAGACCTAGCCTTGGGCCGACATACGATTTTGTATTATCTAGGTAAGCCAGTGATGCTACAAGTCTTTGCCTGGAGTTATGTCGCTGGGTATGGGTGCTTAGTCGGCGCGGTTTGGCTGGGTGTTTTACCGCCGTTAAGCTTGCTGACCTTACTCAGTGCTATCCCAGTTTTCAAAAATACCCGTGTCTTTATGCAAAAACAAGTCAAACGGGAAACGTTTAGCTTAGCCATCAAAAATGCAACATTAATTTGTTTATCGTTTATTGTTTTCATGGGAATTGGGCTAATCGTTTAACGTCAAAACGCCATAACTTAGGCCTGCAAACTGTGTCGTGGGCCTAAATTATGGCGTTTTAAACCTTATTTTTCAAAAGGATAGCGATAATCCCATTGATTACGAGCGGCGGTCATGACGGCCATCACATCCGTTGTTTTGGCTAACGTGGTGTTGGCGAGTTCACCGGCAACCGTTTTTTGCATGTCATCAATTTCATAAGCCATGGCTTGTGCGGTTGTGCCGGCTTTGATGATTTCAGTTGCGCCATTAGCAGCAGTAAACTGCGCTTGATCGGCTCGGGGGTAGGAATCAATCGTGAAAAAGCCATTTTCGTAGGCGACGATGCCTTGTTTGGGCATCTTAGCGCGAAACGTTAAGGCCACCGTTGCGAGTTCATCGTGGGCCGTCCGGAGTGTAATTGTTTCGGCTTCATCCACGCCACTACTGAAGCGATGCATGGTTGTGCCAGTAATCACGGGTGTTGCTGTTAAAAATTCACGGACAAAGGCGAGGGCGTAGACACCAATATCAAGTAAGGCACCACCGGCAAGTTGGGGATTGAAGAACCGGTTAGTCGGATTGGGATCTTTGAAACTACCGAAGCTAGCCTGAACCATTTTTAAAGCGCCTAATTCGCGTTCAACCGCAAAATTATGAAGTTTTTGATACAATGGCATGTGATAAAGGGTCATTGCTTCAGTTAATATCAAGTGATTTTTGGTAGCGAGGGCGGTGGCTTCGGCGAGTTCGGCGCTAGTTAAGGTAATAGCTTTTTCGCTAAGGACGTGTTTGCCGGCTCGTAGCGCTGGTAAAATAGTGTCGATATGATAGTTATGGGGCGTGGCCACGTAAATGATGTCGACTTGGTCATCCGCTAATAATGATGTTAAATCACTGTAAGCTTTAGGAATACCGTGGTCATGCGCAAAGGCCGTGGCTTTGGCTTGCGAACGTGAACAAACGGCGTACAATTCACCATCTGGTTGATCAAAGGCGGCGGCAAATTTGCTTGCAATATTGCCAAGCCCAACAATGGCCCACCGATAAGTTTTTGACATAAAAAAGTCCTCCTTGAAATTTAGGTTTGATCTGTCTCTAGTTTAGCAGGTGGAAAAGTTTTGGCAATCCACTAACCGATATTTTATTTTGTGGTGAAAGTCTGTAGAATAGAGGTAGTTGCTGATACCAGTGGGGTGTCAGTTGAGTGCGTACATAGGTGAGTTAGTTGGCAACAAGTTGCACAACGAAGGGAGCGGATGAATGGCATTCAAAATTAAACGGCGGGCTAAAGGTGATACGGGTGGATTATTAGTCCATCATGGTCAACCGCAATGGTTGAATATTTTCATTTTGATTTGTTTGATTGGCGGGGTTGTCTGGTTAGTTAAAGGCCACCAGTCACAGCCAACTACGACAGCTAAAGCGCAGCCAGCAGTGACGACGCATGCTGGTTTTATCAAAAAGCTTGCACCATCTGCGCAACGCATGCAGAAAAAATACCATGTGCTAGCGAGTATTAGTTTGAGTCAAGCCATTTTAGAATCGGATTGGGGGAAAAGTACCAATGCCACTAAGAATTACAATCTGTTCGGGGTTAAGGCGACGGCTGATGAACCAGGCAAACTAATGATGACCAAAGAATATTATGATGGGGCTTATCATCAGGTTAAGCAGCGATTCCGAGTCTATTCAAGTTGGGATGCGTCAATGGTTGGTCATGCCAAACGACTTGCCAACGGCCCAAGTTGGGATGCTAATCATTATCAGGCGGTGATTCAGGCCAAGGATTATCAGACGGCCGCGCAGGCGTTAGTCACTGCTGGGTACGCAACTGATCCGAATTATGCCCAAAAATTAATTAATATTATTCAAAAATATAACTTACAAAGGTATGATAAGTAGTAAGTGTTTTATAATAAAAAATATCACATCATCAGGAGGACACTATGCAACAGCTTGAACAACGTATTTTACAGGACGGTCGGGTCTTACCTGGCGAAGTGTTAAAAGTGGATGGATTTTTAAATCATCAGGTCGATCCTGACTTAATGTTTGCGATGGGGTCTGAATTTGCGCAGTTATTCCGTGAAATGGGGATCACTAAGATTTTGACAGTTGAATCATCCGGGATTGCGCCCGCCGTGATGACCGGCCTTCAGTTGCATGTGCCCGTGGTCTTTGCACGGAAGCACAAGTCGGTCACGTTAGTTGACGATCTGTTTACAGCCGAGGTCTATTCTTACACTAAAAAAACGTCGAATCATATTTCAATCTCCAAGAAATTTTTAAGTGCAACGGATAAGGTTTTGATTATTGATGATTTCTTGGCAAATGGGCAAGCAGTCCAAGGGCTATTTGATATTTGTGATCAAGCTCAGGCTGCCATTGCCGGGGTTGGGATTGTCATCGAAAAAGTCTTCCAGACTGGGCATCAATTAGTTGAAAAACGGGGCGTCCGCCTAGAATCTTTAGCTCAAATTACCTCTTTTGAAGGTGACCGGGTTCATTTTGCTTCCGAACAAGCATAGGTAAACACGATTAAAACTTGCAAGCAACGCGGGTGAAACGTATGATTATAAGCAGATAAGCTTTTTAATTAGGTGACTATTTATTTACAAGAAAGTAGGGACGGATGTGGACAACTCAGTTTTAAATCCAGGCGGTACTTTAGGTGTTATTGGCAATAGTACCAACGGTGTTGGATTGGTAATTGCCGCGCGTAATGCTGGCATTAATGTCGGGGTTTACGGTGATAATGAAAATACTGAGACCATGGAACTGGCAGATTTTCGCGTTGTCGGGGCCCTAAAGGATCAGCAACAATTACAGAATTTCGCGGAACGTTGCGATATGGTAACGTATGAATCTGAAACCATTGATGCAGCAGTCATTAGTTTCTTAGCGGCGCACACGCGCGTGCCTCAAGGGACGGATGCTTTAGAAATCATGCAAGATCGGTCACTGGAACGGGCCTTTTTCAGCCAACTGAACTTAAATGTGGCGCCCTCAGCGACGATTGTTAGTCTGGATGATGTCTATCAATCAATTGGCTCAATTGGGTACCCCAGCATTTTAAAACCAATTCAAAAAGGGTTGGGGCAAAATCGGCAACTCGTCATTAAGACGCAGACTGATATTGTAAAAGCCGCTGATTTATTGGATTGGGGCACTTATTTATTAGAATCACTGATTCCTTATCAAAAAGAGTTGTCCGTGATTGTGGCGAAAACAGCTACGGAGACAGAATTTTTCCCAATTGTTGAGAATCGGTATCGCGACCATGACTTATTGGAAACGATTGTACCGGCCCAGATTGATTCAGCTGTTAATGATGAAATCTTACGAATCACGACTGAAATTAGCGATAATTTAACTTATACCGGGATTTTTGAAGTGGCCTTTTTCTTGACTGCCAGTGGAAACTTATATATTAAGCGGATTGTCCCTGCTATGCATCAGGCCGGCTATGTCTTTGACCGGGCAACGAATATCAGCATGGCTGAGCAGCATTTACGGGCAATCGCTGGGTTACCGTTAATGCCGATTAAGCAAGTGATGCCGATTGTGGCCGTATACTTTACGTCAGCTCAACTTAATGGGATTCGGACGCAATGGCAGATCAAACCAAACTGGTTCTTTAATTTTTACCATCGGACGAAATTACAAGCTGAAAAAGCGGTGCTAGCTGGCCATGTCTTAATTGAGGCCGACAGCGTGAAAGATGCGTTGGATCAAGTTGATGATACTGGCATTTGGCGCTTAGGCGCTGCCACGGATGCAGCTGATAGTGACGCACAACGTGACTAAATTTGAATTAAATGAGATAGTCGTCAGGCCAAGGAGCTGAGACGGCTATTTTTTTGAAATTTTGGTGTGGGTTTTACACGCTAAAACTAAGCATTGACGGCCAAAATTTGCTATAATATTTGGTGACTGATTTTTAGAAAGGGTGGCGAACAGCGTGTCAAAAGAAAGCTTATTGGCTGGAATGAATGACAAGCAACAAGAAGCCGTTTTAGACACTGAGGGGCCGCTATTAATTATGGCCGGCGCTGGCTCAGGCAAGACACGAGTGTTAACACATCGTGTGGCTTATTTAATTGAAGAATGTGGGGTCAATCCCTGGAATGTTTTAGCGATTACTTTTACTAATAAGGCCGCTCGTGAAATGCGTGAACGGGTTGGAACATTATTAGGCGAAGCCGCACGTGACGTCTGGGTCTCGACGTTCCATGCGTTATGTGTGCGTATTTTACGCCGCGATATTGATAAGATTGGCTATAACCGTGCGTTTACAATTGCGGGGACTAGCGAACAACGCACCTTAGTGAAGCGAATCTTGAATGATCAAAATATTGACTCCAAAAAATTCGATCCTCGGTCAATCTTATCGGCGATTTCGAATGCAAAGAATGATTTACA
This region of Lactobacillus sp. CBA3605 genomic DNA includes:
- the cydB gene encoding cytochrome d ubiquinol oxidase subunit II, whose product is MSNLQFLWFVLVGVLFSGFFFLEGFDFGVGMTIKSLAQTRQERDVVIHTIGPHWDANEVWLITAGGAMFASFPMWYASLFSGFYLILLFILVALIMRGVSFEFRSRMATVAGRNFWEWAAAIGSFCAAFLFGMMFTALVKGMPIDANGNLTAHFTDYVNPFTLVGGVAVTLLCYLHGLNFIRLKTTGTLRQRALQWAKPLYWVLFAGEVLFAVLLYFNTDFFAKRPVSTLILVVVLVALTVLATWGVYGNHEWLSFIGSGLSLIDVVVLLFNGLFPRVMVANNAAHSILIKNASNSPYTLHVMTIITLTVLPIMLAYFIWSYWVFYKRLAS
- the cydD gene encoding thiol reductant ABC exporter subunit CydD translates to MFDPALFKLPGMRRLAVLLTVLALLEGVCIIIQAQFLAVAIVGLWQRQVLTIVLQPMLIFAIAWVGRQLLVVIKNHLMYPLVAKTTGDLRRQVMQKLYRLGPSYVAKMGTGNVVTTALEGIDKVQTYLMLVVIKVIDMMVIPWVILIYIAFLRWREALFLLAIFPLIILFMIILGYAAQAKADRQYAGYQRLSNHFVDTLRGLPTLKQLGLSKRYAKNVYQVSESYRKQTLAVIKVAMLSTFALDFFTTLSIAVVAVFLGFGLINGTITLLPALVILVLAPDYFLPLRTFANDYHATLNGKNALTAVKTMLALPLPTQQAQLGTTPLTWQADSTLSLKAVNFGYTTDQLTLTNLDFTAKGYQRIGIIGASGSGKSTLIKLLGGFLTPTPNQGTLTVNGQPIPHLDQTAWQQSFFYIPQNPYLFHATVAENIAFYQPQATPSAIAQAAERAGLTTWLQTLPAGVNTPIGEGARGVSGGQAQRIALARAFLDDSRKILLFDEPTAHLDIETEAALKQTILPVFDQHLVFFATHRLHWLNQMDYVLVLSHGRIVEQGVPAQLATHTGPYQRLWTEMGGATE
- the cydC gene encoding thiol reductant ABC exporter subunit CydC, which encodes MKNFFTTFQHDTWVMPYLRKYKKLLALTLFLGLMTFFCGSALMFNSGYLISRAAQRPENILLIYVPIVLTRAFGIGRPAFRYAERITSHNWVLRIVSDFRKKLYQAVAKQAVAIRQNFQTGDVLSLLADDIDHIENLYLRTVFPTVIAWTMYVIIILALGYFSWWFGLLMLVLLGLIVVVMPLWSVLINGARETKSRKVQQQFYTQLTDSVMGLSDWVIAGRQADFNAQQTAPIEQIETLRQADHQFQWWRDFTIQLLFGVICLALLGWSSLYWTTNAASVNWIAAFVLSVFPLVDAFQSVSQGVSEWPSYQRSIQRVNQLDTTPTDESQQTQLTEPFQTLQVVQLDFQYDATQPAIFNHLDLTLQAGEKVALLGPSGTGKSTLLKLILGDLTPSAGTIQLNDVPISRLQTSRAALFGVLDQQPYLFNTSILNNVRMGNLQATDAAVKAALVAVELGPLIDALPAGMATLVEEGGTRFSGGERQRIALARILLQDAPIIILDEPTVSLDPITEAHLLATIFRVLQDKTILWVTHHLAGIDYVDQVRFLEAGQFDMAGTPAELYATAPRFKRLYDLDHGRDA
- a CDS encoding polyprenyl synthetase family protein, which codes for MIQNIWRSNTQIHDQLTALKPYLLANVQIDNAAINDRVHTLLAAGGKFLRPGFFYIFSQFGADQDPVRLQAGAAAMELLHVATLIHDDVIDEAPKRRQITTIHQDYGQRNAIYAGDLLFTCYFDQVVLSARTPADVKRNTAAMRAVLQGELDQMAHNFQPTTTLNEYLQVIAGKTARLFSLSCQQGAHLALASAAVETLAQQIGQQLGLAYQMLDDILDYTGDEALTHKPVLADLKVGVYSLPLIYALQRDPSLAQQLPMPGSHPTNQDLIAIRDQVIALGGVTQTQQLATTYTQQALSLINRLPAGSSQQALQHLVTQLLVRNH
- a CDS encoding 1,4-dihydroxy-2-naphthoate polyprenyltransferase, producing MKPKVFLEFVEIKSLIASVLPFVLGSLYASYNYHQFHLGYLSLFFVASSLFHMATNANDNYQDFIHAPRNADNQDFLEATNVVGVHQISIRQARTVTFGLAGLSLLLGLWLVTKTGWPLLWMGLYSYAVGYFYAGGPKPISTGPFGEFFSGFTMGFMIFWIAVYINTFDVAPLTWGASLKVLVASGLAIFAIANIMLANNICDQAEDLALGRHTILYYLGKPVMLQVFAWSYVAGYGCLVGAVWLGVLPPLSLLTLLSAIPVFKNTRVFMQKQVKRETFSLAIKNATLICLSFIVFMGIGLIV
- a CDS encoding Gfo/Idh/MocA family protein produces the protein MSKTYRWAIVGLGNIASKFAAAFDQPDGELYAVCSRSQAKATAFAHDHGIPKAYSDLTSLLADDQVDIIYVATPHNYHIDTILPALRAGKHVLSEKAITLTSAELAEATALATKNHLILTEAMTLYHMPLYQKLHNFAVERELGALKMVQASFGSFKDPNPTNRFFNPQLAGGALLDIGVYALAFVREFLTATPVITGTTMHRFSSGVDEAETITLRTAHDELATVALTFRAKMPKQGIVAYENGFFTIDSYPRADQAQFTAANGATEIIKAGTTAQAMAYEIDDMQKTVAGELANTTLAKTTDVMAVMTAARNQWDYRYPFEK
- a CDS encoding glycoside hydrolase family 73 protein; this encodes MAFKIKRRAKGDTGGLLVHHGQPQWLNIFILICLIGGVVWLVKGHQSQPTTTAKAQPAVTTHAGFIKKLAPSAQRMQKKYHVLASISLSQAILESDWGKSTNATKNYNLFGVKATADEPGKLMMTKEYYDGAYHQVKQRFRVYSSWDASMVGHAKRLANGPSWDANHYQAVIQAKDYQTAAQALVTAGYATDPNYAQKLINIIQKYNLQRYDK
- a CDS encoding xanthine phosphoribosyltransferase: MQQLEQRILQDGRVLPGEVLKVDGFLNHQVDPDLMFAMGSEFAQLFREMGITKILTVESSGIAPAVMTGLQLHVPVVFARKHKSVTLVDDLFTAEVYSYTKKTSNHISISKKFLSATDKVLIIDDFLANGQAVQGLFDICDQAQAAIAGVGIVIEKVFQTGHQLVEKRGVRLESLAQITSFEGDRVHFASEQA
- a CDS encoding 5-(carboxyamino)imidazole ribonucleotide synthase — encoded protein: MDNSVLNPGGTLGVIGNSTNGVGLVIAARNAGINVGVYGDNENTETMELADFRVVGALKDQQQLQNFAERCDMVTYESETIDAAVISFLAAHTRVPQGTDALEIMQDRSLERAFFSQLNLNVAPSATIVSLDDVYQSIGSIGYPSILKPIQKGLGQNRQLVIKTQTDIVKAADLLDWGTYLLESLIPYQKELSVIVAKTATETEFFPIVENRYRDHDLLETIVPAQIDSAVNDEILRITTEISDNLTYTGIFEVAFFLTASGNLYIKRIVPAMHQAGYVFDRATNISMAEQHLRAIAGLPLMPIKQVMPIVAVYFTSAQLNGIRTQWQIKPNWFFNFYHRTKLQAEKAVLAGHVLIEADSVKDALDQVDDTGIWRLGAATDAADSDAQRD